The nucleotide window CGGGCAGCCGCCCGCGCCCGAACTGGACAAAGAACTGGCCGATTACCTGAAACGCGCCGGGCGGAGCCAGAGGAGCGTCGAGGACACCGTATCCGCGCTGCTCGACCTGCTCGCGATGTGGGGCGGGGCGGGCGAGATCCGCGGCGAGGCCCGCGTTCAAAAGGACAACATCCTGCGGCAACTGAACGCGCTGGAGCAGCTCAAGGGGCGGGTGCGAGAAGGGAAACTGAACCCGACCGACGACGAGCGGCGCGAACTGGACCGCGCCGGCGTGCGGGCGGAACAGGCGGCCGAGCAGGCCGGACAGCTCATCGCCCGGGCGGCCCGGCTTGCCGCCGAGAAGGACGGTCAGGCGGCCGGGCTCCGCACGCAGGCCGCGCTCAAGGACGAAGAGGCCGGGGCTCTGAAGCGGCAGGCCGGTGCCGTGAGCAACCCGGTCGAGAAGTCGGCTCTGAACGCGCAAGCGGATGCGGCGGCCGGGACCGCGGCCGACCTGCGCGCCGCGGCGGATAAGGCCGGGGCCGAGGCGCGCGCGCTCCGCGCGGGGCTCGACGCCGCGGGCGGACAGCAACTGCCCGACGACCTGCGCGGCGCGGCCGAGCGCCTCCGCCGGAACCGCCAGAACGACGGCGCGGACGCGCTTCGCGCGGCCGGCGAGGGCCTCGGCGCCCTTGCCGAGGCCCTCGCCGAGAAAGAGGGCGACGCCGCGCCCGAACTCGCCAAGCCGCAGGCGCAGAGGCGGGCCGCCGACCAACTCGACGCCCTCGCCGGGGCGCAGGACAGCCTCCGCAAGCGGGTCGAGGCCGCCAATAACATTCAGGACCCGGTGCAGCGCGCCGAGACCCTCAAGGTGTTGGGGGCGGAACAGGACAAGCTCCTGGAGCGGGGCCGCGAACTGCTCCAGAAGCTGACGGCCGAGAAGGCCGACGCGGCGGCTCGTGAGACGCGCAACGCGGTGGACAAAATGGAAGCGGCGCGCGACGACCTGGAGCGCGGGCAGCCGAACGCCCGCGACCAGCGGGCCGCGGTCGAGACGCTCGACGCCGTTCGGGACCGACTCGACCTCGCCGCCGCGCAAGGCGGCCAGCAGCTCTCGGACGAGAAGCGCCGCAAACTCGCCGACCAGGTGAGGTCGCTCGCCGAGCGACAGAAAGCCGCGGTCGCTGAAGCGCTTCGGGTTCATGGGGAGGTCGCCAAACAAAAGGGCTGGGACCGGCCCCTCCTCACCAGCTATTCCGACATCGAGACCGCACGCGAGGCGGAACTTGCCGCCGAGGCACGCAAACTCGGGGGCAACGAGTTCGCACCTCTGCCCGTGCTCGCCCGCCTGCTCACCGACGCCGCGGGGGCGATGGACCTGGCCCGCGAAAAGATCAAAGTCCGGTGCGACGACGCGGACCTCGCCGCCGCTTACGATGCGGAACTGGAGGCGCTCGGGGACCGTAACGTCATGCGCCCGATGGAACTCGCGCTGCGTCGGTTGGAGCAACTCGCCGACGCGCTCAAGCCCGACGACAAGAAGGAACCGGCGAAGAAGGGCGGCGCTCCGCAACCGTCGCCCAAGGGGCCGCAGCCGCCGAACGCGTCGGGCGGCGGGGACCAAGAGGTGGTGCCGCCGCTCGCGCAGCTCAAGGTGCTGCGGGCGCTCCAGGCGGAACTGAACGAGCGCACCACCCGCTTCGCCACAGACCACCCGGACCCCGAGAAGCTCACGCCCGCCGAGCGCGATGAGCTGAAGGAACTCGAACAGGCGCAACGCGAGATCGCGGAACTGTTCGAGCAGGTCGCCAAAATGTTCGGCTCGAAAGAGGGGCCGAAAAGAGACCAAGACGCGCCCCAGGGGGGCGCGAAAGACGCGCCCGGAGACGTGCCGCCACAGGGGAAACCATGAAGAACCGTTTCGCGTGCGTCGCGCTGTTCTTCTCGGCGGTTGGGTTGGCCCACACCCCGGCTCGCGCGGGACTGCCGGTCGCTCCGGCGCCGCGAGAGGTGCGCCCGGACGGTTCGCGGGACCCCGTCCCGCGGTCGGAACCGGTGAAAGCCGAGAACCCGGCCGTGACCGTTGAACGCATCATCACGAACTCAAAGAGTGTTGGCGACAAGTTGGAGAAGAAAGATACCGGAGCAGACACACGTAAGACGCAGACCAAGATCCTGTCCGACATCGACGCGCTCATTAACCAGCAAGAGAACCCACCCCCACCGAAACCGGACCAGGACAAGAGCGACAAGCCGCAGGACAAGAGCGACAAACCGCAGGACAAGAAGGGAGGTCAAAAAGACAACACGGGCAGCCCCGAAAAAAAGAACGACATGGGCGGCATGTCGCCGAAGAGCGACGCTCCGATGCCCAAGGACGGCATGAACCAGCCGCCGATGCCCAAGGAAGGTGGCATGGGACCTGATCGGAGCGATTCGCAGCCGATGGGGACGGGCGAGCGCCGGCCGCGGATGGGGGACCCGATGAACGACCCCAAACAGGAACCGGGGGGGCAGCAGAACAAGCCTGGCAACGACACGAAGGAGGCGGGCAAGGAGCCGAAGGCGTCGAAAGACAGCAAACCTCAGGGCGATCCGGCAGTGAAGCTGCCCGACGGTCTGATGGGTAAAGCGAGCGGGAAGGGCGTGCTGCCGTTCGAGGAAGAGGACGCCTCGAAAAACGTGTGGGGACACCTCCCGGACAAACTCCGGCGCCAGATGTCTCAGTACTACAAAGAAGAGTTCACCCCGAAGTACGCGGAACTGCTGCGGCTGTATTACTCGTCGCTCGCGGACAAGAACGCGAAGCCCAACGAGCCGAAGAAGTAAGAGCACAGGGCTGCGAGGTGCCAGCAGCCGTATCCGTAGCTAATTGATAACGCCGCTACCCACTGAAGGCCCGGATCAGACGAGCTTATCACCATGTTTGACCCTCTGCGGTCGGTGTCGCGACGCACGTTCCTGCGGACCACGGTGTCCGGCGGTGCGACCGCGGGGCTGCACCTCGTCGGGCTCGCGCAACCCGGGGGCGGGCCGCGGTCCGAGACCGGCGCGGAGTTCATCACTGCCGAAACGCAGGAGGCCATCGACCGCGGGCTCGCGCAGCTCGCGCACGGGCAGGCGTCGGACGGCTCGTTCGGCGGCGGGCTGTTGGCGGGCGGGGTCGCGGCCGGGATCACCGGTCTGTGCGGACTGGCCCTTTTAGGTGCGGGGCAACAACCTGGGCGAGGGAAGTACGCGAAACACATCAGCCGGGTCGTCGATTACGTGGTGGACCGGACGAAAGGAGCCAGCAGCGGGTTCCTGACCACCGACGATTTCCGGTTCGGGAGCCAGCCGAGCGCGATGTACAGCCACGGGTTCGCGAGCTTGTTCCTCGCGGAGGTGTGCGGGATGCTGCCGGAGGCCGTGCGCCAGAAGAAGGTGCGGGCGGTGCTCGAGCGCGCGACCGCGTTCGCGGTGGACGCCCAGAATAAGGAAGGCGGGTGGCGGTACGAGCCGAAGGCGCCGTTCGCGGACGTGTCCGTGACGGTCGCGTTCATGATGGCGCTGCGCGCCGCCCGGAACGCCGGGGTGTTCGTGCGCAAGAGCGTGATCCGGCAGGGCTCGGAGTACATTCGCCGGTGCCAACTCCCGGACGGCGGGTTCAGTTACTTCAAGGGGCAGGGGGGCAGCGCGTTCGCCCGCACAGCGGCCGCAGTTGTGGGCCTGTACAGCGCCAGCGTACCCGAGGACGAGGAAGTCAACAGCCGGGCCATCGAGCGCGGTTTGCGATACCTCCAGCAGTACATGCCGAACCGCATGTTCAACCAGCGCGAGTTGCCGGCGGCGCACTACTACTACGGCCAGTACTACGCGGCCCTCGCGATGTGGACCGCCGGCGGCGACTACTGGCGGACGTGGTTCCCGGCGATCCGCGACGAACTGCTCGGGCGGGTCCGCGCCAGCGGCGGCACTTGGGCGGACCACGTTCACGGGCCGGCGTACGCCACCGCCATGAGCCTGATCGTGCTCCAGTTGCCGAACAACTACCTGCCGATCCTGCAAAAGTAGTCAAGCGTCGTGAGGCCGGAACCCGGAACGTCGGAGGCGCTTCAGAGCGCGGGCCGGCGGCTTTACGGGTTCCGGCCCTTCGGCGTTTGACTACTTAACTGGCACGAACTTCACACACACGCACCGGCTCACCGGCACGGTGGTGCCGGTCTCTTTGGCCCCGCCGGTTTCGGCGTCACGCGCCCACACCCCGACCTTACCGCCGTCCTGGCTCGCGATCAGCATCCACTTCCCCGAAGGGTCGATGTTGAAGTTGCGCGGGATCTTGATGTCGCCGGCAATGTGCCCGGC belongs to Gemmata obscuriglobus and includes:
- a CDS encoding prenyltransferase — translated: MFDPLRSVSRRTFLRTTVSGGATAGLHLVGLAQPGGGPRSETGAEFITAETQEAIDRGLAQLAHGQASDGSFGGGLLAGGVAAGITGLCGLALLGAGQQPGRGKYAKHISRVVDYVVDRTKGASSGFLTTDDFRFGSQPSAMYSHGFASLFLAEVCGMLPEAVRQKKVRAVLERATAFAVDAQNKEGGWRYEPKAPFADVSVTVAFMMALRAARNAGVFVRKSVIRQGSEYIRRCQLPDGGFSYFKGQGGSAFARTAAAVVGLYSASVPEDEEVNSRAIERGLRYLQQYMPNRMFNQRELPAAHYYYGQYYAALAMWTAGGDYWRTWFPAIRDELLGRVRASGGTWADHVHGPAYATAMSLIVLQLPNNYLPILQK